From one Triticum aestivum cultivar Chinese Spring chromosome 4B, IWGSC CS RefSeq v2.1, whole genome shotgun sequence genomic stretch:
- the LOC123094274 gene encoding uncharacterized protein isoform X2: protein MGSVWTRREFAHTQVRGCYPSFMAQFDSLHEDQVIWEPYSPQAISSRYPVGISGLCTRDRHFWMTKAKLVFDVTVEEMSLHRVMRQFGLYQEPAIPDIPHLPDHVHKDSRLGGNKSMTYWLESITPYVDEWTTAATNIWGEVRPFNWEMFGLYLQRYRHTTRIYLVPSAATDQIEAPLTSDMYPTASVVGTRHHAGDLTVQAREEVSALMRRFQRGETIPPREGVSWLRRLDDKLRGIYAAVTCRRTSDVALPPPAHRPPRPSVQHSEPRPSVHRSEPRPSVHRAEPHPSQPGRSSWHEPPPSQPGRSSWHEPPPSQPGSSSWHEPPPSQPGSSSWHEPPPSQPGSSSWHEPPPSQPGSSSWHEPPPSQPGSSSWHEPPPSQLGSAYWHQQMNLGGNQSQPFMHSEQSPILSGGASYFEGDREDDDQATNIYGFSQTVFHTPPPPPTQETQTVTDEVNYGRGYREPRPPPQRLSPSGPRPRKTQTRRRPPQ, encoded by the exons ATGGGATCTGTTTGGACACGGCGAGAG TTTGCGCATACTCAGGTTAGGGGATGCTACCCGTCCTTCATGGCGCAGTTTGATAGTTTGCACGAGGATCAAGTTATTTGGGAGCCATACTCGCCTCAGGCTATATCATCGAGGTACCCAGTTGGGATTTCTGGATTGTGCACTAGAGATCGGCACTTttggatgaccaaggccaagttggTGTTCGACGTGACGGTTGAGGAGATGTCTCTTCATAGGGTGATGAGACAGTTCGGTCTATATCAAGAGCCTGCGATTCCAGATATTCCACACTTGCCAGACCACGTGCACAA GGACAGTCGCCTAGGAGGAAACAAGTCCATGACTTATTGGCTTGAGAGCATTACCCCTTACGTTGACGAATGGACTACCGCTGCGACAAATATCTGGGGTGAGGTTCGGCCCTTTAACTGGGAAATGTTTGGGTTGTATCTGCAGCGTTACCGGCATACAACGAGGATCTACTTGGTTCCATCAGCTGCTACTGATCAGATCGAAGCCCCTCTCACCAGCGATATGTACCCAACTGCCTCTGTTGTGGGAACCAGACACCACGCG GGTGACTTGACAGTACAGGCGCGAGAGGAGGTTTCCGCTTTAATGCGGCGCTTTCAGAGGGGAGAAACTATCCCACCGCGAGAGGGCGTCTCATGGTTGAGGCGTCTTGATGACAAGCTACGCGGGATTTACGCAGCTGTTACGTGTAGACGGACTTCGGATGTTGCACTTCCTCCTCCAGCACATCGTCCGCCACGTCCCTCTGTACAACattcagaaccacgaccctctgtgcaccgttcagaaccacgaccctctgtgcatcgtgcagaacctcatccttcacagccagggagatcttcctggcatgagccacctccttcacagccagggagatcttcctggcatgagccacctccttcacagccagggagctcttcctggcatgagccacctccttcacagccagggagctcttcctggcatgagccacctccttcacagccagggagctcttcctggcatgagccacctccttcacagccagggagctcttcctggcatgagccacctccttcacagccagggagctcttcctggcatgagccacctccttcacagctagGGAGCGCTTACTGGCATCAGCAGATGAATCTAG GCGGCAACCAGTCGCAACCGTTCATGCATTCAGAGCAGTCACCGATCCTTAGTGGTGGTGCTTCGTACTTTGAGGGCGACCGCGAGGATGATGACCAAGCTACAAACATTTATGGCTTCTCgcagacagtgtttcacactccaccaccaccaccgacgcaGGAGACACAGACCGTGACAGACGAGGTTAACTATGGTCGTGGTTATCGCGAGCCTCGTCCACCGCCTCAGCGCTTATCGCCTTCGGGTCCTCGCCCGAGGAAGACCCAGACTCGTCGTCGTCCCCCGCAGTGA
- the LOC123094274 gene encoding uncharacterized protein isoform X1, whose protein sequence is MCLLSATYLLWDLFGHGERQFAHTQVRGCYPSFMAQFDSLHEDQVIWEPYSPQAISSRYPVGISGLCTRDRHFWMTKAKLVFDVTVEEMSLHRVMRQFGLYQEPAIPDIPHLPDHVHKDSRLGGNKSMTYWLESITPYVDEWTTAATNIWGEVRPFNWEMFGLYLQRYRHTTRIYLVPSAATDQIEAPLTSDMYPTASVVGTRHHAGDLTVQAREEVSALMRRFQRGETIPPREGVSWLRRLDDKLRGIYAAVTCRRTSDVALPPPAHRPPRPSVQHSEPRPSVHRSEPRPSVHRAEPHPSQPGRSSWHEPPPSQPGRSSWHEPPPSQPGSSSWHEPPPSQPGSSSWHEPPPSQPGSSSWHEPPPSQPGSSSWHEPPPSQPGSSSWHEPPPSQLGSAYWHQQMNLGGNQSQPFMHSEQSPILSGGASYFEGDREDDDQATNIYGFSQTVFHTPPPPPTQETQTVTDEVNYGRGYREPRPPPQRLSPSGPRPRKTQTRRRPPQ, encoded by the exons ATGTGCCTGCTATCGGCGACTTACCTACTATGGGATCTGTTTGGACACGGCGAGAG ACAGTTTGCGCATACTCAGGTTAGGGGATGCTACCCGTCCTTCATGGCGCAGTTTGATAGTTTGCACGAGGATCAAGTTATTTGGGAGCCATACTCGCCTCAGGCTATATCATCGAGGTACCCAGTTGGGATTTCTGGATTGTGCACTAGAGATCGGCACTTttggatgaccaaggccaagttggTGTTCGACGTGACGGTTGAGGAGATGTCTCTTCATAGGGTGATGAGACAGTTCGGTCTATATCAAGAGCCTGCGATTCCAGATATTCCACACTTGCCAGACCACGTGCACAA GGACAGTCGCCTAGGAGGAAACAAGTCCATGACTTATTGGCTTGAGAGCATTACCCCTTACGTTGACGAATGGACTACCGCTGCGACAAATATCTGGGGTGAGGTTCGGCCCTTTAACTGGGAAATGTTTGGGTTGTATCTGCAGCGTTACCGGCATACAACGAGGATCTACTTGGTTCCATCAGCTGCTACTGATCAGATCGAAGCCCCTCTCACCAGCGATATGTACCCAACTGCCTCTGTTGTGGGAACCAGACACCACGCG GGTGACTTGACAGTACAGGCGCGAGAGGAGGTTTCCGCTTTAATGCGGCGCTTTCAGAGGGGAGAAACTATCCCACCGCGAGAGGGCGTCTCATGGTTGAGGCGTCTTGATGACAAGCTACGCGGGATTTACGCAGCTGTTACGTGTAGACGGACTTCGGATGTTGCACTTCCTCCTCCAGCACATCGTCCGCCACGTCCCTCTGTACAACattcagaaccacgaccctctgtgcaccgttcagaaccacgaccctctgtgcatcgtgcagaacctcatccttcacagccagggagatcttcctggcatgagccacctccttcacagccagggagatcttcctggcatgagccacctccttcacagccagggagctcttcctggcatgagccacctccttcacagccagggagctcttcctggcatgagccacctccttcacagccagggagctcttcctggcatgagccacctccttcacagccagggagctcttcctggcatgagccacctccttcacagccagggagctcttcctggcatgagccacctccttcacagctagGGAGCGCTTACTGGCATCAGCAGATGAATCTAG GCGGCAACCAGTCGCAACCGTTCATGCATTCAGAGCAGTCACCGATCCTTAGTGGTGGTGCTTCGTACTTTGAGGGCGACCGCGAGGATGATGACCAAGCTACAAACATTTATGGCTTCTCgcagacagtgtttcacactccaccaccaccaccgacgcaGGAGACACAGACCGTGACAGACGAGGTTAACTATGGTCGTGGTTATCGCGAGCCTCGTCCACCGCCTCAGCGCTTATCGCCTTCGGGTCCTCGCCCGAGGAAGACCCAGACTCGTCGTCGTCCCCCGCAGTGA